In Brachyhypopomus gauderio isolate BG-103 chromosome 2, BGAUD_0.2, whole genome shotgun sequence, the DNA window agtaatcagtaacataactaagttactttttaaaggagtaatcagtaatcaaattactttttcaaggtaactaagccatcactggctATAGGTAATGAACTTTCTGAAAGATGTCCAATGTTATTAttgttttagtaaaaaaaatgttgcatgCTCTTatagcaggggtgtcaaactcattttcacagTGAGCCGCATCAGCATAATAGTTGTCCAAAGAGGGCCATaagtaacttataaatgtaactacttcttAATGTAACTACTCCGGggacagtcatggcctggtggtagggaactggtcttgtgactggagggccgtgggttcgattcccagacctgaagccatgactgaggtgcccttgagcaaggcacctaaccccaactgctccccggacaAATTTCAtttgcagtgaaaaatcacaattgactaaatatggcacatttaatgtTAAATAAATCTGAATTCATTATTCAGGTTACAATTATTACATATATTTGCAGCCAGCCACTGACGTGGAGGCAGAATCAGCAGGAGGCAAGGGTTGGACTGTGAACTCTTTAATGTCCATTCTTACTAATAGAAGGCatgcacagcacaacacaaaatgaaagaaaaaagtgCAAAGCGCTGCAGTACAACTATAAGTGCAGAAGCGCTAATAACAGTCAACTTGGCTTGGATGAGGAGGGGTGTAGACGAGATAAGTCTGTTTAGCACGCAGGCTCGCTCAGCCACATCTTTGtaatggaaaacaaaacaatattTCTGATCTTTCtgcaaaacatttatttttaaagtttCAAGTTTAAAGGGAACATGTCCTTTAGTAAATGGTAACTAGGTGCTTACTACCCTCTGCTGGAGCAGTGGCAATATGACATTTAATAAAGCCATAAATTGGGTGATCTGAGCAAGCAAGAGTGTAAGTGTAATCTGATTTTCATATTATGttcaacacaaaaaaacaataacACAGCTTATGTTTCTGAGAATTTTCAATAATAAATTCCTTTTTGAAGTTTACCTGTCAGTGCTTACAAGCATACACATGGATATTTAAGGCATTTTGTGTCTTTTCAAACTGTCAGAAAGTTAAATGAAAGACTTCCTTTTTATTAACAGCTGCATACTTTCCTGTCCTGGAGTAATGTCAATAAGACCTTTAAAGCCTCTTTATATTTTggcattttgcattttctttGAATAATAGTACGGCTAAGTATTCAACTACTGTGTGAAGTGTTTTTAAGTTTGTAACACTACTGGAGTGTTTGTAACCATGTAGCTGTTACATCTGGGATCACATGTGGAAAGTAACTGAAGGGTTTAGCACGTTTGTATTGAAAGAGACTGAAGAGTCATGTTTTTATTGAAAAAGTATAAGCTGGTATGATATATTATCTAACCATGTCCAAGTTTGCATGGTTTATATGTCACCACATAAACAGTAAATATGTATATTGTCTCACTTGGTCATTTTGCCCATAAGTTGCTTTTTAGTGTTTTTCTGTGGTTTCAATATAATTATGTAACACTTTGGTAGAAATATACAAAATAACAAACCAAAACTGGATGCCAGAATAGCGAATATCTCCACAGCTACAGTGAATTTTCCAGGAGAGCTGACATAAGCTGGAATAAAGGTGATCCAAACTGCACAGAATATGAGCatgctgaatgtgatgaatTTGGCTTCATTAAAATTATCGGGCAGCTTCCGTGCtacaaaagccaaaataaaacacaaaagcGCCAAGAATCCAATATAACCCAGAACAGCCCAGAAACCTATAGTTGATCCCAAATGACATTCTAGAATTATCTTCTCTTTGTACCGCTTTAGATTTTTGAATGGAAAAGGAGGGGATGTCATTAGCCAAAGCACACAGATAAGAACCTGGATGAGAGTGAAGGAAAAGACACTGAGTCTCTGCTGTGGAGGCCCAAACCATCTCATAACATTACTGCCTGGAAGTGTAGCCCTGAAGGCCATTAACACCACTATTGTTTTCCCCAGAACACAGGAGATGCAAAGCACGAAGGTGATCCCAAACGCTGTGTGGCGCAGCATACAGGACCACTCAGAGGGCCGACCAATGAAAGTAAGTGAACAGAGGAaacacagagtcagagagaagAGCAGCAGGAAGCTCAGCTCTGAGTTGTTGGCCCTGACTACTGGGGTATTTTTATATCTGTAGAATATGACTAATATTGCCAATGTCATAACTGCACCAGTAATAGAAACAGCTGTTAACAACATTCCCATTGTTTCCTCATAAGACAAATATTCAATATCCTTCTTTACACATTCGTCCCTGTGTAGGTTTGACCAGGAGTCTTGATGGCATTGTTGGCATTTAATAGAATCTGTTGTGAAGTAAGATAGAAAGACTATAGTAAACTAGTAGACTAGTAAGCAACTTTAAATTACATTATAATATGAACTAATATTCATATTTTCACTATTATTAATATTAGCTGAATACACTACAAAAATGAATGCTCCTTTGTTAGAAGAATATTTgctaaaatgaattaaaaaaatgaataatgaataacaCTGGCTTTATTTTCATACAAAAAATTTCCAGTTTCTGTTTTTTGTACCTGTCATGTTACTGATCTCTCCTTCAGCACACGGTATACAGTCAAAGCAGCACACAGGCTTTCCTTTCTGCACAGCCTTCCTGGTCCCTGGAAGACAGCTCTCACTGCACACAGATATTGGTACCTATAATTAAGCGAAATATTTAGTTGTCTGATTTTATCATTTTATACTTCAAATTGACATTGCAAACATCAGCTCCAAATGTTTATCATCATATCTCATGTCTTACTTTACTAGTATTTTGTGCCCACAAAATAGAAGGCAGGTTTAGTGTTAATCGACTGTTAACAGGGAAAGTGGAGTCATAAATTCCAACAGTGACAAATTCATGTTGTTGGTCTTTACTTGCTTGCCAATTTATGACCTCATATTTTGCAGCAGGATCACCATTTTTATCAAAATAAACTTCTTCACCCTCTTTAGTTTTGAAACGCACCATTTTGAGTTGTTCTAGAAACTGAAGAAATAGACCAAAGTTAATTGTTCATATATGGTTAACATTTTTTAATTGCCAATTAAATTACATAATTATGGCTGGGTTTTTAGTGCTCCAAATGTGCAGAAACATTTACTCACTGTGAAAGGATCAGATTGCTTCTTCATTGGACATGTTTCTTTACAGCCCAGAAGGTAATGTAAGGTGTGGGCAATAGCATAAACTCCTTTATACACATTATTGAAATATGGCATCAGAGACATGTCAGTAAAGGTGTTGTCCATTTCAGACAATTTCTCTTCACCTGTGCACACTGGTAAGTCCTCTGAAtcattttgtattttatatttACAATGAAACATTGCCTCCCAGTATTTTGAAAAAATGCCACTGCCTGCATATTTCACTTGATTTAAATCTAGAATGAAGTCCTTCAGACCTGTCACCTCTGTTTTGGGAATTGCCAGCCCAATGGCTCCTTGCAATATGTTATGGTTGTCCATTGCTGCCAGAACTGGGTCAAAGATCCAGGCCTCAGTTCCCACCCACTGATATCCAGTGATGTTGTGCTCAAAAAATGCTTCCAACAAAACCTCTAAGTCCCAGGCATCGACAAATCCCACTATCACTCGTGAAGTGGAGCTTTTGATCTGCTCAATGATTCTCATAACTTTCCCTTGTGAGTATGTTCTAAAAAATGGAAGGGAATATTCTAAGCATATGTCTAACTGTTCTGCAGCTTCAGTAAATGCAGCCATTCCACTGTTTCCATAGTCATCATCTCTTCTTATTGCTCCCACCCAGGTCCAGCCAAAGTGCCTGACCATTTCCGCTATTGCTCTGCTTTGGTGGTAATCACTGGGAATAGTTCGCAGAAATGAGGGATATTTCCTTTTGTCACTGAGACACTCACAAGTGGCACAGTGACTGATCTACAAACACATTTATACAAGTATCTCATACATTATGTTTAGAGATAAGTTGATTAACATCATCATAATTAAATTTCACTTTGAATTTGTTGATTAAAgtaactttttacttttattttttaatgatgataaaaaaatgtttttatagcCATAAAGGTAAGCGTTCTTGATTGCTTAATGATGGTTTAGAAGTCTGGGAGGTCTGATGTGTCACCTGGCTGAACAAGAAGGATATGTGGTATTTATACAGATGGAATGACAAATTCTCTGTGGTACAGTTTTACTGGTAGGCCAAAGGCAAAGTAGGTGTGCCTTTTAAAATATGATTTACTTGTGGATTTACAATTGGATTGTCCTTGTCAAAGCTGTACCTATGAACTGCAACTCAGATCTGCCTCTGCACAAGTGTTATTGCCACTACAGTTTTATTCATTAAAAtgcattatattttattaataatcaGCTAAATAGACACATAGTTGACTTGTAATACATATGGTTGTATGTATTATATAGGTAATTAATGTTTGAGTTGTTTATCATCTTAGTAGTATTAATGAATATATCCCATCTATCTTTGCTATGCTCCATGGGAGAGCAGCAACATGTATATAACTCTTACAACAGCAATGAAACTGCTCTGGTAACAATGATCTGATTCCACTAATATCCAGGCAACAATGAGCTTGTACTGAGGCACTGAACAGCAATTGGCTAGGTTGAGGCTGGCTTGTTGATTGTTTGTAACAACATATATTACTGTATTGCAGTCTTTATGTCAGAGCTGACTCCTTGGGCTACCACAGGAGAGGTACCTGGCGAGTCAGTACCAGGCTGAATAGCCTGGTACCTGTTATCCTTGTTATTTAAGGAGGTTGGTTATGActgtatcaatcaatcaatcaaattttatttatatagcgctttttacaacagttgttgtcacaaagcagctttacattacattacattaacagcattttggcagacgcccttatccagagtgacttacatttttatctcatttttatacaagtgagcaattgagggttaagggccttgctcaggggaacctcagtcatggccactggtctgggaatcgaacccacgaccctctggtcacaagaccagttccctaaccaccaggccatgactgccctttcattgctttacaagtgccgagtcctatcccccagtgagcaagccaaaggcgacagtggcaaggaaaaactccctagttttttgcatgagaaagaaaccttgagaggaatcaagactcagggggggggaacccatcctcctctggccgacaccggtcaccatgacaacaacaacaatttagacaaagaaataaagaaaaggaaaagatgtaataatgtccatcatggtgtagggaTATAGCCAAAGCCATTTTACTATGACAACCAGAGTGGATTTCTTTCCCTGCTGAATGTGAGAGACTGACCCATCCAAATCTCTTTGATTGTATTTAaagtagtggtgggactttaacgccttaatttcgattaattaattacaggaaaattaacgaactaagaaaattaacgcattttaatgcatttaacgcatgagacactttcgcACCAtgaaatgtttctcagtgcacgagttccagacatatgTGACGCCGGTGGCGTGGGACAGAgacagccggagacgtgggttgaacagaaggaagTTTATtttccatggcaaccaaaccagtaaagttCTTAACGCACACACTGTAagtcacatatgtcaaagtcaaggcccgcgggccagatccggcccgcgaactgattatctatggccccctggatgatatttaattactattagaaccggcccacaggccacagctgcccgatggtgttttgcacgcacaaacactacattccccacaatgcaacggtagcccgcgaagtcactgcagcacacaagcggcgaggcggcgaaaatgacgtaatcgcagtggctccgcccgtgcgtcgcacgctgtcgattagCAAGGTCGTGCagctctcgaattttgtaactgcgcgcaccagttaaacttaagttaaatatttatacatatagtcgaaatgattcgaaataattcgcttttttattcacattatttaatggttgtttattttcaaaatgcccaatcttaacgtcttcacgttctctcttgttttgtcctggaattacaagaggctcatatttgttaacgtaatacaagagaactgttcagtcagacagatatttgttgtgaaactaagtagttacaatttcaagcattttcaagtactttagcctaaattccagcacttttcaaacctttattactttattcatttaatgtacaggacatgttttctttgaaggaagtttgtttttatgtttgcttgttgaaaaatgttttcacttgaaattactgacagatccataagaaaatattgctttattcatttaggcattaaataatatacactgtgttgggtcttggttcaataggctatgtgcaatcatttcaatatgttttaataaacattgaaccagtccggccctcggattgtagcaaatttggttttttggccctcggtgtatttgactttgacatccctgctgtAAGTGATGCAAAGTAAAGCTCGTAACGTGCAAacaggtagggaacgcagtgacggacTCGCTAGATCCAGAGAcgctcatgtagcggcaatgtgcagcactggatcagacgacctgcgggcttaaaaaagagcaacgtaacaagaaacaggtgtttAGTATATactggtgattgtgactgtgggagtggttgcgtgcgcgggggtgtatgctgggatcggctgctggccgggatgcgcgccctctggtggcgacccggccccctcaccgtgacagagccctcccccaaggacccctcccgtcgACTCCCATGCGGTCTTCCCCGTTGCCGCGGAGCCGGCCGGTCTGGATGCTCCCTGTGGAAGCcggcgataagggaggggcctaccacttgagaggccggAATCCAAGAACGTTCCTCCGTtccgtatccgacccagtccaccaggtactgcAAACCACCTCTTCTGCGCAACAagtccagtaacctctccacgaggtacACGGGTCCATCCGACAACTGCAGCCGCGAGGGTGGCCGTGACGTCGAGGCCTCCTCCAGTGCACCCtctctgtatggcttgagagcggacacatgaaacgcacgcgacacacgtctgtcttTGGGCAGACTGATGCGATAGGTGACTGGCTTTAAGCGCCTCAAAATGACGTAAGAGCCAgcatatctctcccccagtttacctctcctgcccaggcgtccGTCTTCGGTAgagacccacaccttatcccctacctgataagatggggCCTCTCCCCTCCGACGGTCGGCCTTCCTTTTGAACCGCTGGATCGCCTCCCtcagccgctgatgggtgtcctcccacacccgctcgctcctcttacaccactcctcgacgatgGGCTGGTCCGAGGATGTGGTGTTCCAAGGATAGAGCGGCGGCTGGCGACTGAGCACGCACTTGAACGGTgtcatccccgtgctggaatgagtgagggagttctgagcgtactcggcccagggcagaagggcgcaccatgtgtccgcgtgctcgctgcagtaTGCGCGCAGAAACTTTCCCAACTCCTGCTTCGCGTGCTCTacctgtccgttagcctgcAGATGGTAACCAGAGTTTAGGCTAACCGTGATGTTGAGCTTGGACaggaactcccgccacacacgcgaggtgaactgTGGTCCCCTGTCCAACACaatatcctcaggcagaccgaactgccggaatatgtgccgaaacaggagatccgcagtctcccacgcggtgggcaggccccgcaggggaagaaagcgaaccatcttcgagaaccggtcgattaccaccatgatgaccgtgttctcctcggacggggggaggtccgtgacgaagtccaaagcgatgtgcgtccatggttgcttgggtgtagggagagggaggagcttacccgTAGAAGGAGTGTGTGGCGCcttgcaccgcgcacacaccgcgcaggacgccacctgctgcagtacgtcccggtgcagccccggccaccGGTAGCAagcccccaacaactgagccgttttagacacccctgggtgccccgtccccactgatgtatgagcccagctgatgaagGTGCTACGATGCGCGGGGGGAGCGTACTTACGGTGCGGCGGGCAACCTGGATGCGGGTTCGCTGCCTCGATCTCCCGATCGATCTTCCACTCCAAAGCTCCCACGAAGCATTCGGGTGTAAGCACCGGCTCCTCGCTCGTGGAACATAGTAGAGGTGAAACAAGTGTAGATAGGGTGATGTGTCTGAAGATAGAAGTAGAAGGTCTGACATTGAATGTTGCCAGTTGTTATGCTCCACaggttggatgtgaggaagaggaaaaagagaagttttggaaggatctagatgaagtgaaagtattcccagtgaggagagagtggtgattgtaacagacctatatggacatggtgaaggaaacagatgatgaggaagcaatggataggtttggtgtcaaggaaaggaaccaggaaggacaaatagtggtggattctgccaagaggatggaaatggctgtagtcaacacttatttccaaaaaggaacatagggtgacccatgagagtggagggaggagtaCACAAGTAGACTACATTCTGTGTAGAAGACGAAACACGACAGAGATTGGAGACTATAAGATTGTGACAGGAGAGAGCGTGGCCAAACAGCATcgtatggtggtgtgtagaatgaTGTCAAAAAAACGTCAAACCAGAGAAGACCAAATGGTGGAAACTGAAGAAGGAAGGAATGTGGTAAAGAGTTAATAGAGGAGCTGTTAAAGGCGCTGGGTTAGACTTGTTAAGGATAGGAATTGTAGTGTTTTAAcaagtgaggagagtgtgatgagaagaTGGAAGGAGTACTTTGAGGAGCTAATGAATGAAATGGAACAAAGAGTAGAGTTTGGAAAGTTTTGGAGGGGATGAAGAAGGGAAGGCAGATGGACCTGATGGCATACCAGTGGAGGTACGGAAATCTCTAGAAGAGATAGCAGTGAGGTCTTTGACTCAACTATTCAATGGTATGGTTGAGAGTGAGAAAATGCCAGAGgaatggaggagaggtgtgctgGTACCCATATTTAAGAACAAGGGTGATGTACAGAGTTGTAACAACTACAATGGAATTAAGTTGATGAGCCACACATTGAAGATCTGGGAGAACGTTGTAGAAGCTAGACTTAGACAAGAGGGAACTATTTGTGAGCAGCAGGGTGTCATGCCAAGAAAGAGCACCACAGATGCCAACTTTGCTTTGAGGAAGTACCGGTAGGGTCAGAAAGAACTCCACTGAGTGCTGTCTGCTTTTAGAGCTTGTCAAAGCAAGCTATGAACAAAAGGGAAAGATCTGACTTATTTTTATATTCCCTCATTCCGTACATGGAAAAAACACTACCACACTGGCAAAGGATACTGGTTTGCATTATTTTTAAGGAGGCTGCCGGTCTAATTAATTTGCATTTCAACACTTTCACATCGATAtcaggatatccaacaatgttaaacacaataaattaagattcaaatacagaaatgtaatgtctctctgaacagcagcatgttaatttgttttgttttttactgtgtaatgaatccagaataattccaaatattttgcaggtttattcaacaatagatgaaatctaaaattagataacacgtgtacaagtaataatagtgcaaacattttgtgcaaggctgtgttctctcaacatttagtaataataaataataataaaacataagtaaataatagaaaaataaggttaaaaaatataatacaaacaaaagctctcttttctggtaatagcacaaactttttatagctagagctcagcatcacagaaacaacatagccaacataaaaacacaaaaacttgcagttttttctaaaagttaggtatactctgtaaaatgctgtttgtctgtacaacctaaaaaaagacattaaaagtatttatttaaagttgattAAACACTTGGCCTGGCTGTGCTTATTTTAACTATGTTTATACTTTCGAgactgaccgtagcgcgcgactccgcacacctcgcgtcacattctttgcagtgttgtccataaccagggctctcaagtctcacgcattgagcgtgtgacacatgcatatgaccgtcttcacacgccacacttccgatttcacacggcgagaaaaaaaaatctagtttatttacctccaatccatatctatgtcgccctccactggtgatcgatcgtgatatacaaacccccaccccgctcaacaactcacgttcgccactccccccaccccgctcaacaactcacgttcgccaacccccccccccccccccccgctcaacaattaacgttcgccacccccccccccccccccccccccccccccgtcaacaactctcacactctgacatgaatccaaaacttgagagccctgtccATAAcgatataaagaaacacccctcaaaaacgggaaggaacatttaccaattttaatgttgctttgtgttttaggtttgaaaagtgctggaatttaggctaaagtacttgaaaatgcttgaaattgaaactatatctgtctgactgaacagttctcctgtattatgagcctcttgtaattccaggagaaacatgagagaacgtgaagacgttaagattgggcgttttaaaaataaacaaccactaaataatgtgataaaaaacgccatgaacagattaaaataaactggctaaaacacgtttgaaaccaaaactactataacacaacgtgtcagacaacaacttgtcagaatgctactcataataaaataattaaacactCCCGGCAAATCAgcgatttttgaaaaaaataataaaactaagACGTACCTTCAGTTGTTATTGAACACAGACACTTGGCGTGAACTGGTGCTTCTGTGCTTCGGTGCTTCAGTCGGTCTCGCCGTTACCTGCGACTCTGAATAACTGAACGTAACGTCTCCAGGCACCTGGCGCTCAAATTCAAACTAGTGATTCTCTGCATTCATTGGCTGAACAGACCAGGCACCCACGATTCTGTccaatcaccacacagaactgtttgctgatctgtttcctgatggatgaatgtatggatgggtcgatctctctctctctctctctctctctctctctctctctctctctctctctctctctctctctctctctctccgcaaacctattgctatatattgcaaagttttaacaggttatcttatgggcctttctgaaaaaaatctccTAATGCCTTATATCTTTGCGCCTTCTCACGAAAAGCCCTTGATTGCCCAGGATTGAGGATTGAGGgaccaaatattttatattattcacttgcttgagcagagtggagcagtattgcgttctaaacttgttgctttaaatgtcatttcaaataaaaggctgttgtTCAGTACTTACTGTATGTGATTCAATTTACAGCTGGTTTGGTAGCAGAgttattaatgtatatttagagaattggaaatgggaaatttaacataatattttacttCAAATCTTAATTCATTATAATTCCAGCTTTGATCAAATGTAGATGTTAGGCTGCTGTTTttggttaaatataatttcTTTGATAACATGGAATTTTAATATGCCATGAATTTACTGTTTGGAAATGGAACATTactgtgaagttacaaaaggcattgttctgtgtttttacactgaaaactgcatttttacactgatatctactaaattaaaactcaagacccttaaaaaatatacaatcctgttataaaacaagaaattcttgtaatttaaatttacagacttgactgtatatttaaaggagttttctttaaaaaagtcattttcctgtattttacacgtatattctcttattatgaaaaagacagaaaaatactgtatttatttacagtaaatatctgttaaaaaatgtttttttttacagtgcaggtTTTTGTGGTCCGTAAGCACGGTGAACGGATGCttagccccctccagccaatgccgCCACTCACCGAATGCCTTGCGCATAACCAACAACTCAtggtctcccaccccgtagttgcATTCGGCAGCGGTGAGCTTCTTGGAGTAAAAGGCTATGGGACGGAGGGAGCTATGCTTCTTCGGCCGCTGGGAAAGcaccgcgcctactcccacATTTGACGCGTCCACCTCCACTATGAAAGGACGGTTAGGATCCggttggtgcagaaccggcaggtcgacaaacgcttgcttcagctggttgaacgctctcatagatctctctgtccagcgaagcttaatacctccctctctcagcatatcagtaaggggctctgcgatctggCTATATGCGCATATGAACCGCCTATAGAAattcgcgaagcccagaaaCCTCTGAAGCTCGCGCCatgtgtgaggctgcgtccatttcatgaccgcctccaccttcctgtgctgcatgtgcacggagcctggcctaatggtgtaaCCTAGGAAGTTCACCTCACTGAGATGGAACTCACACTTCTCGAGCTTGCGATACAAACGATTGCGCAAGAGCAtgcccagaactgcccgtacATCACACACATGTTGGTCGAAGGAGGGTGAATAGATCAGAATGTCGTCGATGTAAGCGACCACGCATCTATTCAgatac includes these proteins:
- the LOC143508684 gene encoding vomeronasal type-2 receptor 1-like, giving the protein MAFLPSSGDQIRRQPALRYRGRRFPDFPEPYGGDPERCEGFLVQCQLYFDSLPHIKESEKISFKVNRLQGRALDWGAAQVSGETPCTRGYDLFVRELRAVFNHPSRGRFCGQSLLQLKQGARSAADFALEFRTLAARTGWGEAALTDVFLAGLKPNLRAELTCGPEGQEFNQVVHLAITMDRLLQELRGETALPTTPQAPAHTPPRETTTAEPMEMVDSGASGNIMRRSVAEQLRVPLIRLEESRRVQALDRCVVAYIDDILIYSPSFDQHVCDVRAVLGMLLRNRLYRKLEKCEFHLSEFGLPEDIVLDRGPQFTSRVWREFLSKLNITVSLNSGYHLQANGQPYREGALEEASTSRPPSRLQLSDGPVYLVERLLDLLRRRGGLQYLVDWVGYGTEERSWIPASQVISHCATCECLSDKRKYPSFLRTIPSDYHQSRAIAEMVRHFGWTWVGAIRRDDDYGNSGMAAFTEAAEQLDICLEYSLPFFRTYSQGKVMRIIEQIKSSTSRVIVGFVDAWDLEVLLEAFFEHNITGYQWVGTEAWIFDPVLAAMDNHNILQGAIGLAIPKTEVTGLKDFILDLNQVKYAGSGIFSKYWEAMFHCKYKIQNDSEDLPVCTGEEKLSEMDNTFTDMSLMPYFNNVYKGVYAIAHTLHYLLGCKETCPMKKQSDPFTFLEQLKMVRFKTKEGEEVYFDKNGDPAAKYEVINWQASKDQQHEFVTVGIYDSTFPVNSRLTLNLPSILWAQNTSKVPISVCSESCLPGTRKAVQKGKPVCCFDCIPCAEGEISNMTDSIKCQQCHQDSWSNLHRDECVKKDIEYLSYEETMGMLLTAVSITGAVMTLAILVIFYRYKNTPVVRANNSELSFLLLFSLTLCFLCSLTFIGRPSEWSCMLRHTAFGITFVLCISCVLGKTIVVLMAFRATLPGSNVMRWFGPPQQRLSVFSFTLIQVLICVLWLMTSPPFPFKNLKRYKEKIILECHLGSTIGFWAVLGYIGFLALLCFILAFVARKLPDNFNEAKFITFSMLIFCAVWITFIPAYVSSPGKFTVAVEIFAILASSFGLLFCIFLPKCYIIILKPQKNTKKQLMGKMTK